In Carettochelys insculpta isolate YL-2023 chromosome 21, ASM3395843v1, whole genome shotgun sequence, a single genomic region encodes these proteins:
- the NTMT1 gene encoding N-terminal Xaa-Pro-Lys N-methyltransferase 1 isoform X2 — protein sequence MVDVTKDFLTKARSYLGEEGRRVRNYFCCGLQDFSPEPSSYDVIWIQWVIGHLTDAHLSDFLKRCKAGLRPNGIIVVKDNMAQEGVIMDDVDSSVCRDLDVVRTIVRRAGLTLLAEERQENFPDEIYHVYTFAMR from the exons ATGGTGGATGTGACGAAGGACTTCCTGACCAAGGCGAGGAGCTAcctgggagaggagggcaggCGAGTGAGGAACTACTTCTGTTGTGGCCTACAGGActtcagccctgagcccagcTCCTATGATGTCATCTGGATCCAGTGGGTAATAG GACACCTGACTGATGCCCACCTGTCCGACTTCCTGAAGAGATGCAAGGCTGGCTTGCGCCCCAATGGCATCATCGTCGTCAAGGACAACATGGCCCAGGAGGGAGTCATCATGGATGATGTGGACAGCAGCGTCTGCCGGGACTTGGACGTGGTGCGGACGATTGTCCGGCGCGCAGGGCTCACCCTCCTGGCCGAAGAAAGGCAGGAGAACTTCCCCGACGAAATCTACCATGTCTATACGTTTGCCATGAGATGA
- the NTMT1 gene encoding N-terminal Xaa-Pro-Lys N-methyltransferase 1 isoform X1 has translation MTSEVVEDELEFYSKAERYWKDVPPTVDGMLGGYGHISSIDINSSKKFLLKFLREGPNRTGTTCALDCGAGIGRITKRLLLPLFKEVDMVDVTKDFLTKARSYLGEEGRRVRNYFCCGLQDFSPEPSSYDVIWIQWVIGHLTDAHLSDFLKRCKAGLRPNGIIVVKDNMAQEGVIMDDVDSSVCRDLDVVRTIVRRAGLTLLAEERQENFPDEIYHVYTFAMR, from the exons ATGACAAGCGAAGTGGTGGAGGACGAGCTGGAATTCTATTCCAAGGCTGAGAGATACTGGAAGGACGTGCCACCCACGGTGGACGGCATGTTGGGTGGGTACGGCCACATCTCCAGCATTGACATCAACAGCTCCAAAAAATTCCTGCTTAAGTTCCTTCGG GAGGGCCCTAACAGGACGGGGACCACCTGCGCCCTGGACTGCGGTGCTGGGATCGGCAGGATCACCAAGCGGCTCCTGTTGCCTCTCTTCAAAGAAGTGGACATGGTGGATGTGACGAAGGACTTCCTGACCAAGGCGAGGAGCTAcctgggagaggagggcaggCGAGTGAGGAACTACTTCTGTTGTGGCCTACAGGActtcagccctgagcccagcTCCTATGATGTCATCTGGATCCAGTGGGTAATAG GACACCTGACTGATGCCCACCTGTCCGACTTCCTGAAGAGATGCAAGGCTGGCTTGCGCCCCAATGGCATCATCGTCGTCAAGGACAACATGGCCCAGGAGGGAGTCATCATGGATGATGTGGACAGCAGCGTCTGCCGGGACTTGGACGTGGTGCGGACGATTGTCCGGCGCGCAGGGCTCACCCTCCTGGCCGAAGAAAGGCAGGAGAACTTCCCCGACGAAATCTACCATGTCTATACGTTTGCCATGAGATGA